In Prosthecobacter dejongeii, a genomic segment contains:
- a CDS encoding 4a-hydroxytetrahydrobiopterin dehydratase, which yields MRLLLTLDDIELALAKLPGWKREGTELVKNYRFGAYLQGIEFVRLLAHSAEEMDHHPDFLVGWRKVTVRLTTHSEGGITSMDIQMAEQAEKSFKQADMNFGGV from the coding sequence ATGCGTCTCTTACTCACTCTCGATGACATCGAATTAGCTCTGGCTAAACTGCCAGGGTGGAAACGAGAGGGAACCGAGTTAGTGAAAAACTATCGTTTTGGAGCCTATCTCCAAGGCATTGAATTTGTTAGGTTGTTGGCGCATTCGGCCGAAGAAATGGATCACCACCCTGATTTTTTAGTGGGGTGGCGTAAAGTCACTGTGCGACTCACGACTCACAGTGAAGGAGGGATAACTTCCATGGATATTCAGATGGCTGAGCAGGCAGAAAAGTCTTTCAAGCAAGCAGACATGAATTTCGGGGGAGTGTGA
- a CDS encoding AsmA family protein translates to MKKLLILFVILIVLTGAGLGGASWWFMRKMGPETWVGLMEENWNCRAQIADAKLSLFTKPATLKLTGVKLASRDTEVAKLYTERLPLAEGSAILEVPELTLEVKLDDLINRRLFVEQLYIKNPQVRETQDAQGNSSLEALFKKPGSAEALAATPATSPAPANVESQASDEPQPIFAFAVQAASIEKGRFDITSGTTHVLIKDLDFTLTGIDVDKNDLVNHNRILATLSTHISVNGMARIAGAKRPAELANLSLTGQAEITPYNVTSQEWKPFSKLALTLAKGSTLAGHMTIGDAAGKELRKLQEYGVDLAPVVIGGPLMEDAIVTGEFANDRFITRTLTRFVFPEYEVAIEPKSCINAAQDRHDIELRLSCGAALQSRLMSGISQAKLGESIARAVTKALSDDQGRMTFDIESSGSLSDPKVKPQTDRVLKNLMRGEGLGDLLEGLIKKL, encoded by the coding sequence ATGAAAAAGCTCTTGATCCTTTTCGTCATTCTGATCGTGCTGACGGGCGCTGGTCTCGGAGGTGCTTCTTGGTGGTTTATGCGCAAGATGGGGCCTGAAACGTGGGTGGGGCTGATGGAAGAAAACTGGAATTGCCGAGCCCAGATCGCCGATGCCAAGCTTAGCCTTTTTACAAAACCGGCGACGCTGAAATTGACCGGGGTGAAACTGGCCTCCCGAGATACGGAAGTGGCTAAACTTTACACGGAGCGCCTTCCCTTGGCGGAAGGTTCTGCCATCTTAGAAGTCCCTGAGCTGACTTTGGAAGTTAAATTGGATGACCTTATCAACCGCCGCCTGTTTGTGGAGCAACTTTACATCAAGAACCCTCAGGTCCGTGAAACTCAAGATGCCCAGGGCAACAGTTCCCTGGAGGCGCTCTTTAAAAAACCAGGCTCAGCGGAAGCTTTAGCCGCGACCCCTGCCACATCCCCCGCTCCCGCCAATGTGGAGAGTCAAGCCTCCGATGAACCCCAGCCGATCTTTGCCTTTGCTGTCCAAGCAGCCAGCATTGAAAAAGGCCGCTTCGACATTACCAGCGGCACCACTCATGTCTTGATCAAAGATTTAGATTTCACGCTCACCGGCATTGATGTGGATAAGAATGATCTGGTTAATCACAATCGTATTCTGGCCACTCTCAGCACGCACATTTCCGTCAATGGCATGGCCCGGATCGCTGGGGCCAAACGTCCCGCAGAACTGGCCAATCTTTCACTCACTGGGCAGGCTGAAATCACTCCCTACAATGTTACGAGCCAGGAATGGAAGCCTTTTTCGAAATTGGCGCTCACCCTAGCCAAAGGCTCCACTCTCGCTGGTCACATGACCATTGGTGACGCTGCGGGGAAAGAGCTGCGCAAACTCCAGGAATATGGAGTGGATTTAGCCCCAGTCGTTATCGGTGGTCCACTCATGGAGGATGCCATCGTTACCGGAGAGTTTGCCAATGATCGTTTCATCACACGCACGCTGACGCGATTTGTTTTTCCTGAGTATGAAGTCGCCATTGAGCCTAAATCCTGTATCAATGCCGCCCAAGATCGTCACGACATCGAACTGCGACTTTCCTGCGGGGCCGCCCTCCAATCGCGGCTGATGAGTGGAATTTCTCAAGCCAAACTCGGGGAATCCATCGCTCGGGCTGTTACCAAAGCACTTTCGGATGATCAAGGGCGGATGACCTTCGACATCGAATCTTCAGGTTCCCTTTCCGATCCTAAAGTGAAACCGCAGACAGATCGAGTGCTGAAAAATCTTATGAGAGGTGAAGGTTTGGGGGATCTTTTGGAAGGGCTAATCAAGAAGCTTTAA
- a CDS encoding FtsB family cell division protein, whose protein sequence is MEYREFQIEHERPQQMERWLRALVRLGKFCLLLLAVPVVIAIYKKPLAEQNAMRAKLAVMEGQRDALKNERDKLLRQVDWIKTDPNYLEIRARDHENMHKKGEYVIRFVE, encoded by the coding sequence ATGGAATATCGCGAATTTCAAATCGAACACGAGAGACCGCAGCAGATGGAACGCTGGCTGCGGGCCCTGGTGCGCCTTGGGAAATTCTGCCTCCTGCTCCTGGCGGTGCCTGTCGTCATCGCGATCTATAAAAAACCGCTGGCGGAACAGAATGCCATGCGCGCCAAACTGGCCGTCATGGAAGGTCAACGTGATGCTTTGAAAAACGAACGCGACAAACTGTTGCGGCAGGTGGACTGGATCAAGACTGATCCGAATTACCTAGAGATCCGTGCCCGTGATCATGAAAACATGCACAAAAAGGGTGAATACGTGATCCGCTTTGTCGAGTAA
- the eno gene encoding phosphopyruvate hydratase yields MDDLTIVEVIAREVLDSRGNPTVEVDVLLDGGAIGRAAVPSGASTGEHEALELRDGDKKRYLGKGVLKAVDAVNNEIADAIIGSNAADQVSIDKAMLEVDGTPTKSKLGANAILGASLAVAKAAAAAMGQPLYKYIGGPNAKVLPVPMMNIINGGAHSDAPIDFQEFMIMPKGAPSFSEALRYGAEVFHALKKILHDLGLNTAVGDEGGFAPTLKSAHHALEVIAQAIDKAGYKMGEDIFIALDVASSEFYDKAKNKYVFKKSDKSERTAAELVAYYAELKKDFPIISIEDGCAENDWDGWAILSKELGGSTQLVGDDLFVTNTKFLQKGIDQGIANSILVKVNQIGSLTETLDAVDLAHRHGYTAVMSHRSGETEDYTIADLAVATNCGQIKTGSLSRSDRIAKYNQLLRIEQELGENAIFGGRMKV; encoded by the coding sequence ATGGACGACCTTACCATTGTAGAAGTCATCGCACGTGAAGTCCTGGACTCACGTGGCAATCCAACCGTTGAAGTGGACGTCCTGCTGGACGGTGGTGCTATCGGACGTGCAGCGGTGCCAAGCGGTGCTAGCACGGGCGAACACGAAGCCCTGGAACTGCGCGATGGCGACAAGAAGCGTTATCTGGGCAAAGGTGTGCTCAAGGCTGTGGACGCTGTGAACAACGAGATCGCTGACGCGATCATCGGTAGCAATGCCGCCGATCAGGTCTCCATTGACAAGGCCATGCTGGAAGTGGACGGCACGCCGACCAAATCCAAACTGGGTGCTAACGCCATCCTCGGTGCTTCCCTGGCTGTCGCCAAGGCTGCTGCTGCCGCCATGGGCCAGCCCCTCTACAAGTACATCGGCGGTCCAAACGCCAAGGTGCTGCCTGTGCCGATGATGAACATCATCAACGGTGGTGCTCACTCTGACGCCCCGATTGATTTCCAGGAATTCATGATCATGCCGAAAGGTGCGCCTTCGTTCTCCGAAGCTCTTCGCTACGGTGCTGAAGTGTTCCACGCTCTGAAGAAAATCCTTCACGACCTGGGCCTAAATACCGCTGTGGGTGACGAAGGTGGCTTTGCCCCGACTTTGAAGAGCGCCCACCACGCCCTCGAAGTCATCGCGCAGGCGATTGACAAGGCTGGTTACAAAATGGGTGAAGACATCTTCATCGCACTGGATGTGGCTTCCTCCGAATTCTACGACAAGGCCAAGAACAAGTACGTCTTCAAGAAGAGCGATAAGTCTGAGCGCACCGCTGCTGAGCTGGTGGCCTACTACGCAGAACTGAAGAAAGACTTCCCCATCATCTCCATCGAAGACGGCTGTGCCGAAAACGACTGGGACGGCTGGGCAATCCTCTCCAAAGAATTGGGTGGCAGCACACAGCTCGTCGGTGACGATCTGTTTGTCACGAACACCAAGTTCCTCCAGAAGGGCATTGACCAGGGGATCGCCAATTCCATTCTCGTGAAGGTGAACCAGATCGGTTCCCTGACAGAGACTCTGGATGCTGTGGATCTGGCCCACCGCCATGGTTACACCGCCGTCATGAGCCACCGCTCCGGTGAGACGGAAGACTACACCATCGCCGACCTCGCCGTCGCCACGAATTGCGGCCAGATCAAGACCGGTTCCCTTTCCCGCAGCGACCGTATCGCCAAGTACAACCAGCTTCTCCGCATCGAGCAGGAACTGGGTGAAAACGCGATCTTCGGTGGCCGCATGAAGGTCTAA
- a CDS encoding alpha/beta hydrolase family protein → MGRIIGKDLLAEPLLLPNKLMPTSHLDLPKLKLSLLHRVFVCLILATVVSIAALTWWAGSELASPSRRPLHDYHLEFLAHPTDHGMQMEKFTLTDGTPCLMCAPDPSGKLGSRGETLRSQFAAQNYALSPAGQVLGTLVLVHGRKGRKEDYLPIAERLCAVGFRCLLPDLPSHGEHPSPLICYGVREAKLPAAVLKEASEKFSFPPQPAGVLGMSMGGSVAMHAADLPAAPWRALVIISSFHAFQPALQLQASRLAGSWLGKPWVTGAGWIYQWKTDLALDQIQPHSHAAHLRIPTLILHGTEDQIVPIESGRQLFAALPSTLEKKWVEIPSADHHNVLITDFPTYATIAQWMLTHVR, encoded by the coding sequence ATGGGACGCATTATTGGTAAAGACCTCCTCGCCGAGCCCCTGTTATTGCCAAATAAGCTCATGCCAACCTCCCACTTGGATCTCCCAAAATTGAAATTGAGTCTTCTTCATCGCGTGTTCGTTTGCCTCATCCTTGCCACGGTCGTTTCGATTGCCGCCCTCACCTGGTGGGCAGGCAGCGAGCTGGCCAGTCCTTCTCGTAGGCCTTTGCATGACTATCATTTGGAGTTCCTCGCCCATCCCACTGACCACGGAATGCAGATGGAAAAGTTCACACTCACGGATGGCACACCCTGCCTCATGTGTGCACCCGATCCTTCGGGGAAATTAGGCAGCCGTGGGGAGACCCTCCGTAGCCAGTTTGCCGCCCAGAATTATGCCTTGTCGCCTGCTGGCCAGGTCCTCGGGACCCTGGTTCTAGTACATGGTCGCAAGGGGCGTAAGGAGGATTACCTCCCCATTGCTGAGCGGCTTTGCGCGGTTGGCTTTCGCTGTCTGCTGCCAGATCTTCCCTCTCATGGGGAGCATCCTTCACCGTTGATTTGCTACGGCGTGCGAGAAGCCAAACTTCCTGCTGCAGTTCTCAAAGAAGCCTCGGAGAAATTCAGCTTTCCCCCTCAGCCAGCAGGGGTGTTAGGCATGTCCATGGGCGGCTCAGTGGCCATGCATGCCGCAGATCTGCCTGCGGCTCCTTGGCGGGCTCTTGTTATCATTTCCAGCTTTCACGCTTTTCAGCCTGCCCTTCAACTTCAGGCCTCGCGTTTGGCAGGTTCTTGGTTAGGCAAACCTTGGGTCACCGGGGCAGGGTGGATCTATCAGTGGAAAACAGACCTCGCGCTTGATCAAATCCAGCCGCACTCCCATGCTGCGCATCTTCGGATTCCTACGCTCATACTACACGGCACAGAGGATCAGATCGTCCCCATCGAATCCGGTCGTCAATTGTTCGCAGCTTTGCCCTCCACCCTTGAAAAGAAATGGGTCGAGATTCCTTCGGCAGATCATCACAACGTTCTCATCACAGACTTTCCCACGTATGCCACCATTGCTCAGTGGATGTTGACCCATGTCCGCTGA
- a CDS encoding DUF1592 domain-containing protein, with protein MTRLVYSLPSILVASLGLADVVRAAEPFDLFLEKHCLSCHGPEKTKGDLRIDQLSRDFKVGADTHHWAEVIEQVNSGEMPPKKEKKPTQAEIEAFVTSLDSRIKQGRAGRMAARPAVSHYRLSRKEYQNTVYDLLGVRYDPAKPGELNEDTLWHGFERIGSELSLSPSHVDRYYRAAGTVLDRAFPIAVSSESRKVRKTAADLRYNGGKEQQAALDRFGIKRPLRYLLFPGTVQNALSPQWFGKTGPEHSGLYKVRIQASGIRPLEGQPAHLSIGKRTGEETVDSIIDLDITAPEDKPQIYEFEVFLEMPVTLDFCIVATDVVDRRSGAAFRNALSSRGGYIFTHSSETMLLNPNAPQMFDDKGNGLFSTVLLDWIEWEGPLSTDAEKSLRKDIVPADDAPPEVVAQHLQCFAERAWRRVITKEELEPYLQSYLAEREAGEKPAEAYRVAMQGVLTSRNFIYLVEGEPTPREHLTDTELASRLSYFLWSSMPDTALFTAAQNGTLKGEGLKREVDRMLVESKINRFVDDFSRQWLQLHRVGMFPPDQKLYPTYDRWLETSMRAEPVEFFREMLAKNLPMESFIDSDWTMANPRLCDFYGLPEPKINAFQRVSLKPEDRRGGLLTMGATLGLTSDGTRHRPVHRGVWLSEVIFAKTPPPPPANVPAIEPNPPKSPKATLRDKLEAHRNDANCAACHAKIDPLGLAWDNYDAIGQWRTHETVAAGVGANPPVNPAGEMPDGRPFKDANDFKRLLIEDREKFVHAFIEHLCTYSLRRVLTVDDAEDIAAIVAQVKKSPSGVQDIIRAVALSELMRKR; from the coding sequence ATGACACGCCTCGTTTACAGTCTGCCCTCCATCCTCGTCGCCAGCCTTGGCCTTGCCGATGTCGTTCGCGCAGCCGAGCCCTTTGACCTTTTTTTAGAGAAACATTGCCTCAGTTGCCATGGCCCCGAAAAGACGAAAGGGGACTTGCGGATTGATCAACTATCTCGCGATTTCAAAGTGGGGGCAGATACTCATCATTGGGCGGAGGTGATCGAACAGGTGAATTCGGGTGAGATGCCCCCGAAGAAAGAAAAAAAGCCTACGCAGGCTGAGATCGAGGCATTCGTGACCAGTCTCGACTCTCGTATAAAACAGGGCAGGGCAGGGCGAATGGCCGCACGGCCAGCCGTATCGCATTACCGCCTGAGTCGGAAGGAGTATCAAAACACGGTCTATGATTTGCTCGGTGTGCGCTATGATCCCGCTAAACCTGGAGAGCTAAATGAGGACACGTTATGGCATGGGTTTGAGCGCATCGGTTCAGAGTTGTCGCTGTCTCCTTCGCATGTGGACCGCTATTACCGTGCAGCAGGTACTGTCCTCGATCGCGCCTTTCCCATCGCAGTATCCAGTGAGTCACGCAAAGTCCGCAAGACCGCTGCAGATCTGCGTTACAATGGGGGAAAGGAACAGCAGGCCGCGCTGGATCGGTTCGGCATCAAGCGTCCGCTGCGTTATCTCCTCTTTCCCGGCACCGTTCAGAATGCGCTTTCACCTCAGTGGTTCGGCAAAACAGGGCCGGAGCATAGCGGGCTGTACAAAGTTCGCATCCAGGCCAGTGGCATCCGTCCCCTCGAAGGCCAGCCCGCCCATTTAAGCATCGGCAAGCGGACGGGCGAAGAGACGGTAGACAGCATCATTGATCTGGATATCACCGCTCCCGAGGACAAACCGCAGATCTATGAGTTCGAGGTGTTTCTTGAGATGCCTGTCACGCTGGACTTTTGCATCGTCGCCACCGATGTGGTGGACAGAAGAAGCGGTGCAGCCTTCCGCAATGCACTCTCCAGCCGTGGGGGATACATTTTCACCCATAGCAGCGAAACGATGCTGCTGAATCCAAATGCACCGCAGATGTTTGATGACAAAGGCAACGGTCTTTTCTCAACAGTCCTCCTTGATTGGATCGAATGGGAGGGCCCTCTCTCCACAGACGCTGAAAAGTCCCTGCGCAAAGACATCGTCCCGGCGGATGACGCGCCGCCCGAAGTCGTCGCGCAACATCTGCAATGCTTTGCCGAGCGCGCCTGGCGCCGAGTCATCACCAAGGAAGAGCTAGAGCCCTATCTGCAATCCTACCTCGCCGAGCGTGAGGCAGGTGAAAAACCCGCAGAGGCCTACCGGGTCGCCATGCAGGGGGTGCTAACCTCCCGAAATTTCATCTACCTCGTCGAGGGGGAGCCAACGCCTCGCGAGCACCTCACTGACACGGAGCTTGCCTCTCGCCTTTCGTATTTCCTCTGGAGCTCAATGCCCGATACGGCCCTCTTCACCGCAGCCCAAAACGGCACCCTGAAAGGTGAAGGATTGAAGAGGGAAGTGGATCGAATGTTGGTGGAAAGCAAGATCAACCGCTTCGTCGATGACTTCTCCCGGCAGTGGTTGCAACTGCACCGCGTGGGCATGTTCCCACCAGACCAAAAGCTCTACCCGACTTATGATCGATGGCTAGAGACAAGCATGCGCGCCGAACCTGTGGAGTTCTTCCGCGAAATGCTTGCGAAGAACCTGCCCATGGAGTCCTTCATAGATTCAGACTGGACCATGGCCAATCCCCGGCTTTGCGATTTTTATGGCCTGCCAGAGCCGAAAATAAATGCCTTCCAGCGTGTCTCTCTTAAGCCCGAGGATCGTCGTGGCGGACTGCTCACCATGGGAGCAACTCTTGGACTAACTTCGGATGGAACGCGCCATCGCCCTGTGCATCGCGGCGTGTGGCTCAGCGAAGTCATTTTTGCCAAAACGCCACCTCCACCGCCAGCCAACGTACCGGCCATCGAACCCAATCCTCCAAAAAGCCCCAAGGCCACTCTGCGGGATAAACTCGAGGCGCATCGCAACGATGCAAACTGTGCGGCGTGCCACGCGAAGATTGATCCCCTCGGCCTCGCCTGGGATAACTACGACGCCATCGGCCAGTGGCGCACGCATGAAACCGTTGCGGCAGGCGTCGGTGCAAATCCCCCAGTCAATCCCGCTGGAGAAATGCCAGATGGTCGTCCGTTCAAGGATGCCAATGATTTTAAGCGCTTGCTGATCGAAGATCGCGAGAAATTCGTGCACGCTTTCATCGAACACCTCTGCACCTACAGCCTACGACGCGTGCTCACCGTGGATGACGCGGAAGACATTGCAGCCATCGTTGCACAAGTGAAGAAAAGCCCATCCGGTGTTCAGGACATCATCCGCGCCGTGGCCCTGTCTGAACTAATGCGCAAACGCTGA
- a CDS encoding GxxExxY protein — protein sequence MTKNANPQSSGHYESVGDSVTHAFIGHAMKVHTTIGPGLGEGIYHQELAIAPTKAGISHLSKPRRDLVYQGIVADTFEPDFVIEDHFIPELKCLRGSFAAEHLVQVFCYCKFWRLRTSLLVDFGKQSLMWKRFLYRSQSTGFPETPLPDFVSAPALATTIVQAVSTCLDEVGLGYRQTTWNGLVRAALLAIGCQVHLNPTITVLSYPGITVCSLVIHGDCAVYVTALTDGINATDRATLQTHLRWLNLEWGIIFHFGKSTADLVFVKHPKKQSAYLPESAGTPSLPPIEFQHL from the coding sequence ATGACTAAAAATGCTAACCCCCAATCATCTGGCCACTATGAATCGGTAGGGGATTCAGTCACCCATGCTTTCATTGGGCACGCCATGAAAGTGCACACCACCATTGGTCCTGGGTTGGGCGAGGGAATCTATCATCAAGAGTTGGCCATTGCACCCACAAAGGCAGGTATCTCACATCTATCAAAGCCTAGGCGAGACTTGGTTTATCAAGGGATCGTTGCAGATACTTTCGAGCCTGATTTTGTCATCGAAGACCATTTCATCCCAGAATTAAAATGTCTTCGGGGTTCATTCGCTGCAGAACACCTAGTCCAGGTGTTTTGCTACTGCAAATTCTGGAGGCTACGCACCAGCCTACTGGTGGATTTCGGTAAACAAAGCCTGATGTGGAAGCGATTCTTGTATCGTTCGCAATCAACAGGCTTCCCAGAAACCCCGCTTCCTGATTTCGTTTCAGCGCCCGCCTTGGCGACCACTATTGTTCAAGCTGTAAGTACATGCTTAGACGAAGTCGGTCTAGGCTATCGGCAGACAACCTGGAACGGTTTGGTGAGGGCAGCCCTCCTGGCCATAGGTTGCCAAGTCCATCTCAATCCCACCATCACCGTTCTTAGTTACCCTGGCATCACGGTGTGCAGTCTTGTCATCCACGGTGACTGTGCAGTTTATGTCACGGCCTTAACAGATGGCATCAACGCTACGGATCGCGCCACCCTTCAAACTCATCTCCGCTGGCTTAACCTCGAGTGGGGCATCATCTTTCATTTTGGCAAATCCACGGCCGATTTAGTCTTCGTCAAACATCCCAAAAAGCAATCTGCATACTTACCCGAATCTGCTGGAACTCCAAGCCTCCCGCCGATTGAATTTCAGCATCTTTAG
- a CDS encoding DUF1552 domain-containing protein has translation MNYLSQSWLMDRRHALKALGTFISLPLLECMVPLRTSAAEKITATPKRSAFIYLANGVHSLNYQITTPGKDYKFSRSLLPLEKHRQVITPISGLHHPGSLSHHHNCINIWLTGGKLGPSDKNTISVDQKMAELTAQHTRYPSLEVAITQESLAWTADGVRLPAMRRCSEIFSSMFEEPKGGIAAQRRALRRKGSVLDDNLAEVRRLEKKMGTQDKGRMDQYLTSVREAEIRTRRADAWLDTPLPTVSEADRKRTNRDIADTMAGDYFRTVYDLMVLAFQTDMTRVATFSLGGEGQAIAIPEIGITESRHQLSHHGGDQGYMEKLTNYDTFAIEQFSYFLTRLAETKDLSGKSLLGSTMALFGSGMSYGHSHGNANLPLVLAGGADLGLKHGQHLDFNMTAPGFQGYALGADGALTSAHYQLCSRPANSDAHMSNLLLLMAQRMGIETDQFGDSNKVITL, from the coding sequence ATGAACTATCTCTCCCAATCTTGGCTAATGGATCGCCGACATGCCCTCAAAGCGCTAGGCACTTTCATATCCCTTCCTTTGTTAGAATGTATGGTGCCACTTCGCACATCGGCGGCGGAGAAGATCACCGCTACCCCCAAACGCAGCGCTTTCATCTATTTAGCAAATGGCGTTCATTCGTTGAATTACCAAATCACCACGCCAGGGAAGGACTACAAGTTCTCCCGCTCGCTCTTGCCTTTAGAAAAACACCGCCAGGTCATCACGCCCATCAGCGGCCTGCATCATCCTGGGAGCCTCAGTCATCACCACAACTGCATCAACATCTGGTTGACGGGCGGAAAGCTTGGACCCTCCGATAAAAACACAATCTCTGTGGACCAAAAGATGGCTGAACTCACAGCGCAGCACACGCGCTATCCATCTCTGGAAGTCGCCATCACTCAGGAGTCTCTTGCCTGGACGGCCGATGGAGTTCGGCTGCCTGCTATGCGCCGTTGCAGTGAGATCTTTTCTTCCATGTTTGAGGAGCCTAAAGGCGGCATTGCAGCCCAGCGGCGAGCCCTTCGCCGAAAAGGCAGCGTCCTGGATGATAACCTCGCCGAGGTGCGCCGACTGGAAAAGAAAATGGGCACTCAGGACAAAGGACGGATGGACCAATACCTCACCTCCGTTCGCGAGGCCGAGATCCGCACACGGAGGGCAGATGCCTGGCTTGATACGCCGCTGCCAACGGTCTCTGAAGCCGATCGCAAGCGCACCAATCGCGATATTGCCGATACCATGGCCGGGGATTACTTCCGCACCGTTTACGACCTCATGGTGCTGGCCTTTCAGACGGATATGACCCGCGTGGCCACCTTCAGTCTTGGGGGCGAGGGCCAGGCCATTGCTATCCCTGAAATCGGCATCACCGAGTCTCGCCATCAGCTCAGTCACCACGGGGGAGACCAGGGTTACATGGAGAAGCTAACCAACTATGATACCTTCGCTATCGAGCAGTTTAGCTACTTCCTGACTCGCTTAGCGGAAACCAAAGACTTGAGTGGCAAATCATTGCTGGGCTCCACCATGGCACTCTTCGGCAGCGGCATGTCCTATGGTCACAGCCATGGCAATGCCAACCTCCCACTGGTGCTCGCCGGCGGTGCCGATCTCGGTCTGAAGCACGGCCAACATCTGGATTTTAACATGACCGCTCCAGGATTCCAAGGATACGCACTTGGTGCGGATGGCGCGCTCACCAGCGCCCACTATCAACTGTGCAGTCGCCCAGCAAACTCTGACGCCCACATGAGCAATTTGCTCCTCCTCATGGCCCAGCGCATGGGCATTGAGACAGACCAGTTTGGCGATAGCAACAAGGTGATCACACTATGA
- a CDS encoding cupin domain-containing protein — MTINSLSDQVPFTTKDGSTIRSILDRTNAPVQNQSLAEAMVPVGRPTERHYHQLSEEFYFILEGAGRMEINGEEREVKPGDAILIPPGAWHQITATETLRLLCCCAPPYAHEDTYFK, encoded by the coding sequence ATGACCATCAACTCCCTTTCTGACCAAGTGCCCTTCACGACGAAGGATGGCAGCACGATCCGCAGCATCCTGGACCGGACGAATGCCCCGGTGCAAAATCAGTCTCTGGCGGAGGCGATGGTGCCGGTGGGGAGACCGACGGAGCGGCACTACCACCAACTGAGTGAGGAATTTTATTTCATCCTGGAGGGGGCGGGCAGGATGGAGATCAATGGTGAGGAACGGGAAGTGAAGCCGGGGGATGCGATCTTGATCCCGCCGGGGGCGTGGCACCAGATCACGGCGACGGAGACGCTGAGGCTGCTGTGCTGCTGCGCGCCGCCGTATGCGCATGAGGATACTTATTTTAAGTGA
- a CDS encoding SDR family NAD(P)-dependent oxidoreductase → MNFHPHHCCALITGASSGLGAEFARQLAPTAQALFLTGRRAEALESVKAQCLALNPSLNIHLCACDIATDEGRGLLLETIRHSTFRPHLWINNAGMGDYGTVATADPAKLRAQIDLNITALVLLTHASLPLLQRPGGIVNVSSLASTLPLPAMAVYAASKAFVTSFSEALAVELAPAHITVTCVCPGPTPTSFSQTARRPQGEDTDRGGQDFLRIPPAQVVSEALAALRAGRACVYPGVGVSLAARLFHHLPRFLLRPLLRQRFAKGTI, encoded by the coding sequence ATGAACTTCCATCCCCACCACTGCTGCGCCCTCATCACCGGCGCCTCCTCCGGCCTGGGTGCCGAGTTCGCACGCCAGCTCGCCCCCACCGCCCAGGCCCTCTTCCTCACCGGTCGCCGTGCCGAGGCCCTCGAGTCCGTCAAGGCCCAGTGCCTCGCACTCAATCCCTCCTTAAACATCCACCTCTGCGCTTGCGATATCGCCACGGACGAGGGCAGGGGACTCCTGCTGGAAACCATCCGCCACTCCACCTTCCGTCCCCATCTCTGGATCAACAACGCCGGCATGGGCGACTACGGCACCGTCGCCACCGCAGATCCCGCCAAGCTTCGCGCCCAGATAGACCTCAATATCACCGCCCTCGTCCTCCTCACCCATGCCAGCCTCCCCCTGCTTCAGCGGCCCGGCGGCATCGTCAATGTCAGCTCCCTCGCCAGCACCCTGCCACTGCCCGCCATGGCCGTCTATGCCGCCAGCAAGGCCTTCGTCACCAGCTTCTCAGAGGCCCTCGCTGTCGAGCTCGCCCCCGCTCACATCACCGTCACCTGCGTCTGCCCCGGCCCCACCCCCACCAGCTTCAGCCAGACCGCCCGCCGCCCCCAGGGGGAAGACACCGACCGCGGCGGCCAGGACTTCCTCCGCATCCCCCCCGCCCAGGTCGTCTCAGAGGCCCTCGCCGCCCTCCGCGCCGGCCGCGCCTGCGTCTATCCCGGGGTAGGCGTCAGCCTCGCCGCCCGCCTCTTCCATCACCTTCCGCGTTTCCTACTGCGTCCCCTCTTGCGGCAGCGCTTCGCCAAAGGCACAATTTAA